A window from Micromonospora profundi encodes these proteins:
- a CDS encoding threonine synthase, translated as MYLTHLDCPRCGLEYAADTVQNLCACGSPLLARYDLPAVAKAVAPERFGLRPADLWRYRELLPVRDPRHVTTLGEGWTPLLRAPAYGAEIGIADLMVKDEGLIPTGSFKARGAAVGVSRARELGVERIAMPTNGNAGSAWATYAARAGMGATIVMPLAAPTICRRECVAAGADLRLVDGLISDAGRRVAELIAESGGAIFDAGTLREPYRLEGKKTMGYEIVEQLGWQIPDVIIYPTGGGVGLIGIHKALHEIRELGWVGDKLPRLVAVQSTGCAPIVRAFAAGEDRARPWEDARTVAFGITVPAPLGDELILAALRESAGTAVAVDDVEILADLRDFAAREGLLLCPEGAACLTAARHLRAGGWIRADERVVVLNTGSGLKYPETVDVSGVPVLT; from the coding sequence GTGTACCTGACCCATCTGGACTGCCCGCGCTGCGGCCTGGAGTACGCCGCCGACACGGTGCAGAACCTCTGCGCATGCGGCTCCCCGCTGCTGGCCCGCTACGACCTGCCGGCGGTGGCGAAGGCGGTCGCCCCGGAGCGTTTCGGTCTGCGCCCGGCCGACCTGTGGCGCTACCGGGAGCTGCTGCCGGTCCGCGACCCTCGGCACGTCACCACGCTCGGCGAGGGCTGGACGCCGCTGCTGCGCGCCCCGGCGTACGGCGCCGAGATCGGCATCGCGGACCTGATGGTCAAGGACGAGGGCCTGATCCCGACCGGCTCGTTCAAGGCGCGCGGCGCGGCGGTGGGCGTCAGCCGGGCGCGTGAGCTGGGCGTCGAGCGGATCGCGATGCCCACCAACGGCAACGCCGGTTCTGCCTGGGCGACGTACGCGGCGCGGGCCGGGATGGGCGCCACGATCGTGATGCCACTGGCGGCGCCGACCATCTGCCGGCGCGAGTGCGTGGCCGCCGGTGCCGATCTGCGGTTGGTCGACGGGCTGATCAGCGACGCCGGCCGGCGGGTGGCCGAGCTGATCGCCGAGTCGGGCGGGGCGATCTTCGACGCCGGCACGCTGCGCGAGCCCTACCGGCTGGAGGGCAAGAAGACGATGGGGTACGAGATCGTCGAGCAGCTCGGCTGGCAGATCCCGGACGTGATCATCTATCCGACGGGCGGTGGGGTCGGGCTGATCGGCATCCACAAGGCGCTGCACGAGATCCGGGAGCTGGGCTGGGTCGGCGACAAGCTGCCCCGGCTGGTGGCGGTGCAGTCGACGGGCTGCGCGCCGATCGTGCGGGCGTTCGCCGCCGGCGAGGACCGGGCACGGCCGTGGGAGGACGCGCGCACAGTGGCGTTCGGCATCACAGTGCCGGCACCCCTGGGCGACGAGTTGATCCTGGCCGCGTTGCGGGAGTCGGCAGGCACCGCGGTGGCCGTCGACGACGTGGAGATCCTGGCCGACCTGCGCGACTTCGCGGCCCGCGAAGGGCTGTTGCTCTGCCCGGAGGGGGCGGCCTGCCTGACGGCGGCACGGCACCTGCGCGCCGGTGGCTGGATCCGCGCCGACGAGCGGGTGGTGGTGCTCAACACGGGCTCGGGTCTGAAGTATCCGGAGACGGTGGACGTCTCCGGCGTACCCGTGCTGACCTGA
- a CDS encoding pectate lyase: MQKRRLPGRRPLLLAVGAGVTTAALVAGMTSAFAATVFTDNFNDGDASGWSKSGGTWAVDSAGVFNQSNAGSELARQFAGDTSWTNYSVQARVRPASFGSSSALVGLAARSTSSTKMYRLALLGSGRAELQAVNGSSITAIGSASLGISTGTWYTLRIEASGSTIRGFVNGTQIASGSNSLSGAGRIGLVTAYASGGFDDVAVDSSGGGTPTTPPATTAPPTSAPPTTPGPTTAPPAGWPTPTGSQKVDATIPVSGTFDGGLKRYYGIGDGGQSESQDPMFELAAGATLRNVIIGAPAGDGVHCEGNCTLINVWWEDVGEDAATFRGGTTYTVDGGGARSASDKVFQHNGSGTVYIKNFRVENAGKLYRACGNCSTSYQRHVVIDNVVVRDTDAIAGINTNWGDTARFSRITIIGDADRETSICVKYKGVPKGSEPTKIGEGADGVNCFYSPSDITYQ, encoded by the coding sequence GTGCAGAAGAGACGACTCCCCGGCCGGCGACCACTGCTGCTGGCGGTGGGTGCCGGCGTGACCACCGCGGCCCTCGTCGCGGGCATGACCTCGGCCTTCGCGGCCACTGTCTTCACCGACAACTTCAACGACGGCGACGCCTCCGGCTGGTCCAAGTCGGGTGGCACCTGGGCTGTCGACAGCGCGGGCGTGTTCAACCAGAGCAACGCCGGCAGCGAGTTGGCCCGGCAGTTCGCAGGCGACACCAGTTGGACCAACTACTCCGTGCAGGCCCGGGTCCGCCCGGCGAGCTTCGGCTCGTCCAGTGCCCTGGTCGGGCTGGCCGCCCGGTCCACAAGCAGCACCAAGATGTACCGGCTGGCACTGCTCGGCTCCGGCCGCGCCGAGTTGCAGGCCGTCAACGGAAGCAGCATCACAGCGATCGGCTCCGCGTCGCTGGGCATCAGCACCGGCACCTGGTACACGCTGCGCATCGAGGCCAGCGGCAGCACCATCCGTGGCTTCGTCAACGGCACCCAGATCGCCTCCGGCAGCAACAGCCTGTCCGGTGCGGGTCGGATCGGCCTTGTCACCGCGTACGCCAGCGGCGGCTTCGACGACGTGGCTGTCGACTCGTCCGGCGGTGGCACCCCGACCACCCCGCCGGCCACCACCGCACCTCCGACCAGCGCACCGCCCACCACGCCGGGCCCGACCACAGCGCCGCCCGCGGGCTGGCCGACGCCCACCGGCAGCCAGAAGGTGGACGCGACGATCCCGGTCTCCGGCACCTTCGACGGTGGACTCAAGCGCTACTACGGCATCGGCGACGGTGGGCAGAGCGAGAGCCAGGACCCGATGTTCGAACTGGCCGCCGGGGCCACCCTGCGCAACGTGATCATCGGCGCGCCGGCCGGCGACGGCGTGCACTGCGAGGGCAACTGCACCCTGATCAACGTGTGGTGGGAGGACGTCGGCGAGGACGCCGCCACCTTCCGCGGCGGCACCACCTACACCGTCGACGGCGGTGGCGCCCGGTCCGCCAGCGACAAGGTCTTCCAGCACAACGGCTCGGGCACCGTCTACATCAAGAACTTCCGGGTGGAGAACGCCGGCAAGCTCTACCGGGCCTGCGGCAACTGCTCGACGTCGTACCAGCGACACGTGGTGATCGACAACGTGGTCGTCCGGGACACCGACGCGATCGCCGGCATCAACACCAACTGGGGCGACACCGCCCGCTTCAGCCGGATCACGATCATCGGCGACGCCGACCGGGAGACCTCGATCTGCGTCAAGTACAAGGGCGTGCCGAAGGGCAGCGAGCCGACAAAGATCGGTGAGGGCGCCGACGGCGTCAACTGCTTCTACTCACCGTCCGACATCACCTACCAGTAG
- a CDS encoding glycoside hydrolase family 15 protein, translating into MEQPPISDYAFLSDARSGALVGKDGSVDWWCPSRFDGASVFGRLLDPSAGHFRLAPAGAGGPGHRVERAYRPDTLVLRTVHHTPQGSVAVTDALAAETGARAHQLGMNSPAVLVRVVEGLSGRVRMALDFAPRPEYGLLTPYLHEQPDGGVLAGAGPVVLVLRAGDLPLRPDRGRVTHEFEISAGQVLGMDVAFGETYGAPPVRLDPLTALDETTRAWEAYRQTHSYSGRYPELVRHSATVLTGLTYARSGAVAAALTTSLPEQIGGDRNYDYRFSWLRDFSLTMRALWVAACPDETSRLFAWAARSIGRIGDEPVPVLFGLEGERDLSEHQCTHLRGYRDSWPVRIGNDAWRQRQLDVPGEVTSAVWRLRDYLGATFEDELGEMVLGLTEQVAATWRLPDRGMWETRDEERHYLSSKVLCWLAMDHAVRLADRLGDRADPGRWAAVRDDIRDAVLREGWNDRIGAFTGAFGSSELDASALILPVAHFLPATDPRMRATIEMIARELGSDDGLVRRWTTDPGGFLLCSFWLVECLVIAGERKRATELFERVVGFANDVGLFSEQIDMDTGTQLGNTPQALSHVGLINAAWRLTEPDSY; encoded by the coding sequence GTGGAGCAGCCGCCGATCTCCGATTACGCGTTCCTCTCGGATGCCCGCTCCGGTGCGCTTGTCGGTAAGGACGGATCCGTGGACTGGTGGTGCCCGAGCCGGTTCGACGGAGCGTCCGTGTTTGGCCGGCTGCTCGACCCGAGCGCTGGGCACTTCCGGTTGGCCCCGGCCGGGGCGGGTGGCCCCGGCCACCGGGTGGAGCGGGCGTACCGGCCGGACACGCTTGTGCTGCGGACTGTGCACCACACGCCGCAGGGCAGCGTGGCGGTCACCGACGCGCTGGCCGCCGAGACCGGCGCGCGTGCCCACCAGTTGGGGATGAACTCGCCCGCCGTGCTGGTCCGGGTCGTCGAAGGGCTGTCCGGGCGGGTACGGATGGCGTTGGACTTCGCGCCGCGACCCGAGTACGGCCTGCTCACGCCGTACCTGCACGAACAGCCGGACGGCGGGGTGCTGGCCGGCGCCGGCCCTGTGGTGCTCGTGTTGCGCGCCGGTGACCTACCGCTGCGACCCGACCGGGGCCGGGTGACCCACGAGTTCGAGATCTCCGCCGGGCAGGTGCTCGGAATGGACGTGGCGTTCGGCGAGACGTACGGGGCTCCGCCGGTCCGACTCGACCCGCTGACCGCGCTCGACGAGACGACGCGGGCGTGGGAGGCGTACCGGCAGACGCACTCCTACTCCGGCCGGTACCCCGAACTGGTCCGGCACAGCGCCACGGTGCTGACCGGCCTCACCTACGCCCGCAGCGGCGCGGTCGCCGCGGCGTTGACGACGTCGTTGCCGGAGCAGATCGGCGGCGACCGCAACTACGACTACCGCTTCTCCTGGCTGCGGGACTTCTCGTTGACAATGCGCGCGCTCTGGGTGGCGGCCTGCCCGGACGAGACGTCGCGCCTGTTCGCCTGGGCGGCCCGCTCGATCGGCCGGATCGGCGACGAGCCGGTGCCCGTGCTCTTCGGGCTGGAGGGTGAGCGTGACCTGTCCGAGCATCAGTGCACGCACCTGCGTGGGTACCGCGACAGCTGGCCGGTCCGGATCGGCAACGACGCGTGGCGGCAGCGCCAGCTCGACGTGCCCGGTGAGGTCACCTCGGCGGTGTGGCGGCTGCGTGACTATCTCGGCGCGACCTTCGAGGATGAGTTGGGCGAGATGGTGCTCGGGCTGACCGAGCAGGTCGCCGCGACGTGGCGGCTGCCGGACCGGGGCATGTGGGAGACCCGCGACGAGGAGCGCCACTACCTGTCGTCAAAAGTGCTCTGCTGGCTGGCGATGGACCACGCGGTGCGGCTCGCCGACCGGCTGGGTGACCGGGCCGACCCGGGCCGTTGGGCGGCGGTCCGCGACGACATCCGCGACGCGGTGCTGCGCGAGGGGTGGAACGACCGGATCGGCGCGTTCACAGGCGCGTTCGGCTCGTCGGAGCTGGACGCCTCGGCGCTGATCCTGCCGGTGGCGCATTTTCTGCCGGCCACCGATCCGCGGATGCGGGCGACCATCGAGATGATCGCCCGGGAGCTGGGCTCCGACGACGGCCTGGTCCGGCGGTGGACGACAGACCCCGGCGGCTTCCTGCTGTGCTCGTTCTGGCTGGTGGAGTGCCTCGTGATCGCAGGTGAGCGGAAGCGGGCCACGGAGCTGTTCGAGCGGGTGGTCGGGTTCGCCAACGACGTGGGCCTGTTCAGCGAGCAGATCGACATGGACACCGGGACGCAGCTCGGCAACACGCCCCAGGCGCTGTCGCACGTCGGTCTGATCAACGCTGCCTGGCGGCTGACCGAGCCGGACAGCTACTGA
- a CDS encoding cupin domain-containing protein yields the protein MEHFTIATVAEKSPDFRRVLWTGDHTQLVIMTIPPGGEIGEEVHEGIDQILTFVSGTGEARVAGAKREVVAGDLVVVPSGTKHNFVNTGPNPLVLYTVYGPPEHADKAVHHTKEEADEAEAAGKDEPPA from the coding sequence ATGGAGCATTTCACGATTGCGACAGTCGCCGAGAAGAGCCCGGACTTCCGGCGGGTGCTGTGGACCGGGGACCACACCCAGCTGGTGATCATGACGATCCCGCCGGGTGGGGAGATCGGCGAGGAGGTGCACGAGGGCATCGACCAGATCCTGACCTTCGTCAGCGGCACCGGCGAGGCCCGGGTCGCCGGTGCGAAGCGGGAGGTCGTCGCGGGCGACCTGGTCGTCGTACCGTCCGGCACCAAGCACAACTTCGTCAACACCGGCCCGAACCCGCTCGTGCTCTACACGGTCTACGGCCCGCCGGAGCACGCCGACAAGGCCGTGCACCACACCAAGGAGGAGGCCGACGAGGCCGAGGCCGCCGGCAAGGACGAGCCGCCGGCCTGA
- a CDS encoding sulfotransferase domain-containing protein produces the protein MIAPAHRYRSEDEDSARWVGFPFRDGDIVISTRSKSGTTWMQMICALLVFGTPDLPAPLTELSPWLDWLVEPRDAVYGRLAAQPHRRFIKTHTPLDGVPLDPRVHYVVVARHPLDMAVSLYHQAGNLDRARLAELTGQPAPVGPPRKRLPVEQWLPSWVDREVDPRAELDSLPGVLWHLSDAWARRHEPNVELVHYDDLQADLGGQMRLLADRWGFAVPAGRWPELVEAATFGRMRERADLLVPDTRGVLRDRGAFFRQGRSGQGRDLLDAAGLARYRARTAALAPPDLLDWLHRDA, from the coding sequence GTGATCGCGCCAGCCCACCGCTACCGTTCCGAGGACGAGGACAGCGCCCGCTGGGTCGGGTTCCCGTTCCGCGACGGTGACATCGTGATCAGCACCCGGTCCAAGAGCGGCACCACCTGGATGCAGATGATCTGCGCGCTGCTGGTGTTTGGCACCCCGGACCTGCCGGCGCCGCTGACCGAGCTGTCCCCCTGGCTGGACTGGCTGGTCGAGCCTCGCGACGCTGTCTACGGCCGGTTGGCAGCCCAGCCGCACCGACGGTTCATCAAGACGCACACCCCGTTGGACGGGGTGCCACTCGATCCCCGGGTGCACTACGTGGTGGTGGCCCGGCACCCGCTGGACATGGCAGTGTCCCTCTATCACCAGGCCGGCAACCTGGACCGGGCCCGCCTCGCCGAGCTGACCGGTCAGCCTGCCCCGGTCGGGCCACCTCGGAAGCGCCTCCCGGTGGAGCAGTGGCTGCCGAGCTGGGTCGACCGCGAGGTGGACCCCCGTGCCGAGTTGGACTCGCTGCCCGGCGTGCTGTGGCACCTGAGCGACGCCTGGGCCCGCCGGCACGAGCCGAACGTCGAGTTGGTGCACTACGACGATCTCCAGGCCGACCTCGGCGGGCAGATGCGCTTGCTGGCCGACCGGTGGGGCTTCGCGGTGCCCGCCGGGCGCTGGCCCGAGCTTGTGGAGGCTGCCACCTTCGGCCGGATGCGGGAGCGCGCCGACCTCCTCGTTCCGGACACGCGCGGCGTACTGCGGGACCGTGGCGCGTTCTTCCGTCAGGGCCGCTCCGGTCAGGGCCGGGATCTGCTGGACGCGGCCGGCCTGGCCCGCTACCGCGCCCGTACGGCAGCCCTCGCGCCGCCCGACCTGCTCGACTGGCTGCACCGCGACGCCTGA
- a CDS encoding beta family protein, producing the protein MVPAHGGRAAQPVYRPILASHRRGELEALNHVDSAAAPLLAPILEISVADRSTMDVLRRLPAGLLPAVDVTDLPDVADTEMVRWGVPLMPVIGLAESDRRLVAHGAAAREYAGRALIRLRAARDRAGPDASTTAVERIWRFTGLAPEQCDLLVDAGDVCCAADVRVAEPRVRRLLGWARRHAWHSVTVAAGGMPPTLSRLPSDEPVRLDRWDWQLWRRLTDTGVDYGDYGVGPATPGNGDPGDRLPTVRYTADGGWWVYRWSRRGGRGDDRFADLCRTLVAAPHWPSTGAAFSWGDHELLRRARRGAGAGSTANWAAWSTSHHLAHVLAALTRPDNDTAPGWVPPQRGRSPR; encoded by the coding sequence ATGGTGCCCGCCCACGGGGGCCGGGCGGCGCAACCGGTCTACCGCCCCATCCTCGCCAGCCACCGACGCGGCGAACTGGAGGCGTTGAACCACGTCGACTCCGCAGCCGCCCCTCTGCTCGCGCCGATCCTGGAGATCAGCGTCGCCGACCGCTCCACGATGGACGTTCTGCGTCGACTGCCGGCCGGTCTGCTGCCGGCCGTCGACGTCACCGACCTGCCCGACGTGGCCGACACGGAAATGGTTCGTTGGGGCGTACCGCTGATGCCCGTGATCGGGCTCGCGGAGAGCGACAGGCGGCTGGTCGCGCACGGCGCGGCGGCCCGGGAGTACGCCGGGCGGGCGCTGATCCGGCTGCGCGCCGCCCGGGACCGGGCGGGGCCGGACGCGAGCACCACAGCTGTCGAACGGATCTGGCGGTTCACCGGGCTGGCACCGGAGCAGTGCGACCTGCTTGTGGACGCAGGTGACGTGTGCTGCGCGGCAGACGTGCGGGTGGCCGAGCCACGGGTACGGCGGCTGCTGGGCTGGGCCCGCCGCCACGCCTGGCACTCGGTCACCGTGGCGGCCGGCGGGATGCCGCCCACCCTGTCCCGGCTGCCCAGCGACGAGCCCGTCCGGTTGGACCGCTGGGACTGGCAGCTCTGGCGGCGACTGACCGACACCGGGGTCGACTACGGCGACTACGGCGTCGGTCCGGCCACACCTGGCAATGGTGACCCCGGCGACCGGCTGCCCACAGTGCGCTACACAGCTGACGGCGGCTGGTGGGTCTACCGCTGGTCGCGGCGAGGTGGGCGGGGCGACGACCGGTTCGCCGACCTGTGCCGCACGCTGGTGGCGGCACCGCACTGGCCGAGCACCGGCGCCGCGTTCTCGTGGGGCGACCACGAGCTGCTGCGCCGGGCCCGCCGAGGTGCCGGCGCCGGGTCGACCGCCAACTGGGCGGCGTGGAGCACGTCGCACCACCTGGCGCACGTGCTCGCCGCGCTGACCCGCCCGGACAACGACACGGCGCCCGGGTGGGTCCCGCCGCAGCGGGGACGATCGCCCAGGTAG
- a CDS encoding adhesin → MLTMTDNAVLVIRDLANQQDVAQDGGVRIAADADAGSLTVELVPEPEQGDQVVDNQGARIFLDADAVELLGDASVDATVDDEGIIQFGFTERQ, encoded by the coding sequence ATGCTCACCATGACCGACAACGCCGTGCTCGTCATCCGTGACCTTGCCAACCAGCAGGACGTTGCCCAGGACGGCGGGGTGCGGATCGCCGCCGATGCCGACGCCGGGTCGCTCACAGTGGAACTGGTGCCCGAGCCGGAGCAGGGCGACCAGGTGGTCGACAACCAGGGTGCCCGGATCTTCCTCGACGCGGACGCCGTCGAGTTGCTCGGCGACGCCTCGGTGGACGCCACAGTCGACGACGAGGGCATCATCCAGTTCGGCTTCACCGAGCGGCAGTAG
- a CDS encoding NAD(P)-binding domain-containing protein has product MGSQSVDVVVIGAGQAGLSAGYHLRRTGFTPGSGFVLLDGDDGPGGAWQHRWPTLRLDRVHGFHDLPGMPFPSADPQRPAAEVVSAYFARYERAFGLPVRRPVRVRAVRSRPDGRLDVHSDNDTWTARALINATGTWTRPFWPHYPGRSSFRGQQLHTADYRGPAEFAGRRVVVVGGGTSAVQLLAEISPVAASTTWVTRRPPQFTSGEFGPELGRAAVARVETAVRAGRPPGSVVGVTGLPLTPEIRRLQEDGVLERLPIFDRITPDGVTWADGRFVGADVILWCTGFRAALDHLAPLGLRAPGGGIVMDGTRVVTDDRIHLIGYGPSASTIGANRAGRAAVNEIRALLAPAPALD; this is encoded by the coding sequence GTGGGCAGCCAATCCGTCGACGTCGTGGTGATCGGGGCCGGCCAGGCCGGCCTGAGCGCCGGATACCACCTGCGCCGCACCGGCTTCACCCCGGGAAGCGGCTTCGTCCTCCTCGACGGCGACGACGGGCCGGGCGGCGCCTGGCAGCACCGGTGGCCGACCCTGCGCCTGGACCGGGTGCACGGCTTCCATGACCTGCCCGGGATGCCCTTCCCATCCGCCGACCCGCAGCGCCCGGCCGCCGAGGTGGTCAGCGCCTACTTCGCCCGGTACGAGCGGGCGTTCGGCCTGCCGGTCCGGCGACCGGTACGCGTCCGCGCCGTGCGCTCCCGCCCGGACGGCCGGCTCGACGTCCACAGCGACAACGACACGTGGACGGCGCGGGCGCTGATCAACGCCACAGGCACCTGGACCCGACCGTTCTGGCCGCACTACCCGGGCCGGTCCTCGTTCCGGGGGCAGCAGCTGCACACTGCCGACTACCGGGGGCCCGCGGAGTTCGCCGGCCGTCGTGTCGTGGTGGTGGGCGGCGGTACGTCCGCGGTGCAACTGCTCGCCGAGATCTCCCCGGTCGCGGCCAGCACCACCTGGGTGACCCGCCGCCCACCGCAGTTCACAAGCGGTGAGTTCGGCCCCGAGCTGGGCCGGGCCGCGGTCGCCCGGGTGGAGACCGCGGTACGCGCCGGACGGCCGCCGGGCAGCGTGGTGGGCGTTACAGGTCTGCCGCTCACCCCCGAGATCCGCCGGCTCCAGGAAGACGGCGTTCTCGAACGGCTACCCATCTTCGACCGGATCACGCCCGACGGCGTGACCTGGGCCGACGGGCGGTTCGTCGGGGCCGACGTCATCCTGTGGTGCACGGGCTTCCGCGCCGCGCTGGACCATCTCGCCCCGCTCGGGCTGCGCGCTCCGGGCGGTGGAATCGTCATGGACGGCACCCGTGTCGTCACCGACGACCGGATTCACCTGATCGGTTACGGCCCGTCGGCGAGCACGATCGGCGCCAACCGGGCCGGCCGCGCGGCGGTCAACGAGATTCGCGCGTTGCTCGCACCCGCCCCCGCTCTCGACTGA
- a CDS encoding MIP/aquaporin family protein, producing the protein MDDARRAAAEFLGTLLLVFFGVGAAVAARVQGGVVVVALAFGFAMLALVYMIGPLSGSHVNPAVTLGVLLSGKISLLGAVAYWIAQFAGATVAAFILWGLTRWGDVADQTGALGSNGYGAHINRGGAAVLEIVLTFLFVLVVLVVTSRSENPGTAGVAIGLALAATQLVGVTLTGAAVNPARAFGPAVFEGGVALRQLWVFIVFPLLGGALAALVAPLAMGAQRHYWGGHAKSVGRPPEPERQ; encoded by the coding sequence ATGGATGATGCCCGCCGTGCGGCCGCCGAGTTCCTCGGCACGCTGCTGCTGGTCTTCTTCGGCGTGGGAGCCGCCGTGGCCGCCCGGGTCCAGGGTGGCGTGGTGGTGGTCGCGCTGGCCTTCGGGTTCGCCATGCTGGCCCTGGTCTACATGATCGGTCCGCTGTCCGGCAGCCACGTCAACCCGGCGGTGACCCTCGGCGTGCTGCTCTCCGGAAAGATCTCGCTGCTCGGCGCTGTGGCGTACTGGATAGCGCAGTTCGCCGGGGCGACAGTGGCCGCCTTCATCCTCTGGGGGCTGACCCGCTGGGGTGACGTGGCGGACCAGACCGGAGCGCTGGGCTCGAACGGGTACGGCGCGCACATCAACAGGGGCGGCGCGGCCGTCCTGGAGATCGTGCTGACATTCCTCTTCGTGCTCGTCGTCCTGGTCGTGACCAGTCGCAGCGAGAACCCGGGCACCGCCGGAGTGGCGATCGGGCTGGCCCTGGCCGCGACGCAACTGGTCGGCGTGACGCTCACCGGCGCGGCCGTCAATCCGGCTCGCGCCTTCGGCCCGGCCGTCTTCGAAGGTGGCGTGGCCCTGCGCCAACTCTGGGTGTTCATCGTCTTCCCGCTGCTCGGCGGGGCGCTCGCCGCGCTTGTGGCACCGCTCGCCATGGGCGCGCAGCGGCACTACTGGGGCGGGCACGCCAAGTCCGTGGGGCGACCACCGGAACCCGAACGGCAATAA
- the dacB gene encoding D-alanyl-D-alanine carboxypeptidase/D-alanyl-D-alanine endopeptidase: protein MHRRLFPRALALLALVATAATAGAPGATAESPTPATTRLRATIDAILADNRLAGAQASVVVVDTSTGQTLYDRNGDRRLIPASNTKLLTSTAAMELLGPGHRFTTDVQTTGKRRGGLLSGNLHLRGGGDPTMLAADYDALAAQVAADGVRVVSGNLIADDTRYDNTRLGPDWTWDDEPYYYAGQVSALTVAPDTDYDAGTVIVNAAPAARAGARPVVSTTPPTRYVRIDNRAETVSEGETSISIEREHGGNTIVVTGQIAVGDEPASDWVTVWEPTGYAAEVFRAALHRHGVRVLGRTVLGQPTPETAHLVARHDSMSLGELMTPFLKLSNNGHAEVLTKEIGRVLSGSGTWSAGLTAISEYVADTGMDTGTLRQRDGSGLSRRNLVPATEFVDLLAEVRTEPWFATWYAALPIAGQPDRFVGGTLRSRMAGTPAAGNVHAKTGSLTGVSGLSGYVTTADGHLLAFSILLNNYLTASVKTLEDQIAVALAGHREGGTSTARVAPPSVPDTPRTPEGVECSWVKPITC from the coding sequence ATGCATCGCCGTCTCTTTCCGCGAGCCCTAGCGTTGCTCGCGCTGGTCGCCACCGCGGCCACCGCTGGCGCGCCCGGCGCCACCGCCGAGTCGCCCACCCCGGCGACGACCCGGCTGCGCGCCACAATCGACGCGATCCTCGCCGACAACCGGCTGGCCGGCGCCCAGGCGTCGGTGGTCGTCGTCGACACCAGCACAGGGCAGACCCTGTACGACCGCAACGGCGACAGACGTCTTATCCCGGCCTCCAACACCAAGCTGCTGACCTCGACGGCCGCGATGGAACTGCTCGGCCCCGGGCACCGGTTCACCACCGACGTGCAGACCACAGGTAAGCGTCGTGGCGGGCTGCTCTCCGGCAATCTCCACCTGCGCGGCGGCGGTGACCCGACAATGCTGGCAGCGGACTACGACGCGCTCGCCGCGCAGGTCGCCGCCGACGGCGTACGGGTGGTCAGCGGCAACCTGATCGCCGACGACACCCGTTACGACAACACCCGGCTGGGCCCCGACTGGACGTGGGACGACGAGCCGTACTACTACGCCGGCCAGGTCTCCGCGCTCACCGTCGCGCCGGACACCGACTACGACGCGGGCACCGTGATCGTGAACGCCGCGCCGGCCGCCCGGGCCGGTGCCAGGCCCGTCGTGAGCACCACCCCACCCACCCGGTACGTGCGGATCGACAACCGCGCCGAGACGGTAAGCGAGGGCGAGACCTCGATCTCGATCGAACGCGAACACGGCGGCAACACGATCGTGGTGACCGGCCAGATCGCGGTCGGCGACGAGCCCGCCAGCGACTGGGTGACCGTCTGGGAGCCCACCGGCTATGCGGCCGAGGTCTTCCGGGCCGCCCTGCACCGGCATGGCGTGCGCGTGCTCGGCCGGACCGTGCTGGGCCAGCCGACCCCGGAAACGGCCCACCTGGTGGCCCGGCACGACTCGATGAGCCTGGGCGAGCTGATGACGCCGTTCCTCAAGCTCTCCAACAACGGGCACGCCGAGGTGTTGACCAAGGAGATCGGCCGGGTGCTGTCCGGTTCGGGCACCTGGTCCGCCGGTCTCACGGCCATCAGCGAGTACGTCGCCGACACCGGAATGGACACGGGCACGCTTCGCCAGCGGGACGGCTCCGGGCTGTCGCGTCGCAACCTGGTGCCGGCCACTGAGTTCGTCGACCTGCTCGCCGAGGTCCGGACCGAACCGTGGTTCGCCACCTGGTACGCGGCGCTGCCCATCGCCGGGCAGCCTGATCGGTTCGTCGGCGGCACGCTGCGCAGCCGGATGGCCGGCACCCCGGCGGCGGGCAACGTGCACGCCAAGACCGGCAGCCTGACCGGCGTTTCCGGCCTGTCCGGCTACGTCACCACTGCCGACGGTCACCTGCTGGCGTTCTCCATCCTGCTCAACAACTATCTGACGGCGTCGGTCAAGACGCTTGAGGATCAGATCGCCGTGGCACTGGCCGGTCATCGCGAAGGCGGCACCAGCACCGCACGGGTGGCGCCGCCTTCAGTGCCGGACACGCCGCGTACCCCGGAGGGCGTGGAGTGCTCCTGGGTCAAGCCCATCACCTGCTGA